The Solidesulfovibrio sp. genome has a window encoding:
- a CDS encoding aminopeptidase, giving the protein MSKTQDTSESDASFAIEAKSCWETYASPEDRAAMRDLAGRYIDFLSTCKTERETVHFVRKALTDAGFTECADGDFAGDAVFRVLKGKTVFVARQGRKPLREGFRLVGAHGDTPRIDLKQHPLYQDCGVAQLKTHYYGGIRKHQWLARPLALHGVVAKKDGTVVPVTIGEDAADPVFAIPDLLPHLAYRQVEQKLADAFEAEKLNILIGHSPADPPAAPETAEGAEPAPKDAAKNGKDAIKTKVLALLHAKYGIGEADLYSAELQAVPAGPARFVGLDEALVGGYGQDDRACVFTALTALLTAPQPEHTQIVLFWDKEEIGSEGSTGAKSRFFEYCLDDLIEAWDPGARKSRVLAAGKALSADVHAPIDPDHQDLHEKLNSSTLGFGPVFCKFTGHRGKVGANDAHPEYVAWLRNLLDEAGVPWQMAELGRVDLGGGGTVAKFLAVYGMDVIDFGPSVLSMHSPFELTSVADIYAAMLAYKAFLSS; this is encoded by the coding sequence ATGAGCAAGACCCAAGACACATCGGAAAGCGACGCCTCGTTCGCCATCGAAGCCAAAAGCTGCTGGGAAACCTACGCCTCGCCCGAGGACCGCGCCGCCATGCGCGATCTGGCCGGGCGCTACATCGACTTCCTGTCCACCTGCAAAACCGAACGCGAAACCGTGCACTTTGTCCGCAAGGCCCTGACCGACGCCGGGTTCACCGAATGCGCCGACGGCGATTTCGCCGGTGACGCCGTCTTCCGCGTGCTCAAGGGCAAGACCGTCTTCGTCGCCCGCCAGGGCAGAAAGCCCCTGCGCGAGGGCTTCCGCCTGGTCGGCGCCCACGGCGACACGCCGCGCATCGACCTCAAGCAGCACCCCCTCTACCAGGACTGCGGCGTGGCCCAGCTCAAGACCCACTACTACGGCGGCATCCGCAAGCACCAATGGCTGGCCCGGCCGCTGGCCCTGCACGGCGTGGTGGCCAAAAAGGACGGCACGGTGGTGCCGGTGACCATCGGCGAGGACGCCGCCGACCCGGTCTTCGCCATCCCGGACCTGCTGCCGCACCTGGCCTACCGGCAGGTCGAACAGAAGCTGGCCGACGCCTTCGAGGCCGAAAAACTCAACATCCTCATCGGCCACAGCCCGGCCGATCCCCCGGCCGCGCCCGAAACGGCCGAAGGTGCCGAGCCCGCCCCCAAGGATGCCGCCAAAAACGGCAAGGATGCCATCAAAACCAAGGTGCTGGCCCTGCTGCACGCCAAGTACGGCATCGGGGAGGCCGACCTCTACAGCGCCGAACTGCAGGCCGTGCCGGCCGGCCCGGCCCGGTTCGTGGGCCTGGACGAAGCGCTTGTCGGCGGCTACGGCCAGGACGACCGGGCCTGCGTCTTCACCGCGCTGACCGCCCTGCTGACCGCGCCCCAGCCCGAACACACGCAGATCGTGCTTTTCTGGGACAAGGAGGAGATCGGCTCCGAAGGCTCCACCGGGGCCAAGTCCCGCTTTTTCGAGTACTGCCTGGACGACCTCATCGAGGCCTGGGACCCCGGCGCGCGCAAGAGCCGGGTGCTGGCCGCGGGCAAGGCCCTGTCGGCCGACGTCCACGCCCCTATCGACCCGGACCACCAGGACCTGCACGAAAAGCTCAATTCCTCGACCCTGGGCTTCGGGCCGGTGTTCTGCAAGTTCACCGGCCACCGGGGCAAGGTCGGGGCCAACGACGCCCACCCCGAGTACGTGGCCTGGCTGCGCAACCTCCTCGACGAGGCGGGCGTGCCCTGGCAGATGGCCGAGCTCGGCCGGGTGGACCTCGGCGGCGGCGGCACGGTGGCCAAGTTCCTGGCCGTCTACGGCATGGACGTGATCGACTTCGGCCCGTCGGTGCTGTCCATGCACAGCCCCTTCGAACTGACCAGCGTGGCCGACATCTACGCCGCCATGCTGGCCTACAAGGCCTTTTTGTCGAGCTGA
- a CDS encoding ABC transporter ATP-binding protein, giving the protein MIRLSGLRAGYGGVEVLHAIDLAIAPGEMVGLLGPNGAGKTTLLLAATGILAPTAGTVRLAGRDVATLPARQRARLVAAVPQRAESVGDFTVAALVAMGRYPHARFLGGPTAADEAACREALDAVGVAHLATRRLHELSGGEFQRVLAARALAQQARALVLDEASAGLDIARKMELYGLLAARNAAGTTVVAALHDVNLAALFCKRLVFLKSGRIAADGPTADVFTSQTLSRIYDADILVIPHPRNGLPQALAVPGPPGGPAAGPAGHGQGGRDHNRRPGP; this is encoded by the coding sequence GTGATCCGCCTTTCGGGCCTTCGGGCCGGCTACGGCGGCGTCGAGGTCCTGCACGCCATCGACCTCGCCATCGCCCCGGGCGAGATGGTGGGACTTCTCGGCCCCAACGGCGCGGGCAAGACCACGCTGCTGCTGGCCGCCACGGGCATTTTGGCCCCGACCGCCGGCACGGTCAGGCTGGCCGGGCGCGACGTGGCCACCCTGCCGGCGCGGCAGCGGGCCAGGCTTGTGGCCGCCGTGCCCCAGCGGGCCGAAAGCGTCGGCGATTTCACCGTGGCCGCCCTGGTGGCCATGGGCCGCTATCCCCATGCGCGCTTTCTCGGCGGCCCCACCGCAGCCGACGAGGCGGCCTGCCGGGAGGCCCTGGACGCCGTGGGCGTGGCCCACCTGGCCACGCGGCGCCTGCACGAACTCTCGGGCGGCGAATTCCAGCGCGTGCTCGCGGCCCGGGCCCTGGCCCAGCAGGCCAGGGCGCTCGTCCTGGACGAGGCCTCGGCCGGCCTGGATATCGCCCGCAAAATGGAGCTCTATGGCCTGCTTGCCGCGCGAAACGCCGCCGGCACCACCGTCGTCGCCGCCCTGCACGACGTCAACCTGGCGGCGCTTTTCTGCAAGCGCCTTGTTTTTTTGAAATCCGGCCGCATCGCCGCCGACGGCCCCACCGCCGACGTCTTTACCAGCCAAACCCTGTCAAGGATCTACGATGCCGACATCCTGGTCATCCCCCATCCCCGAAACGGCCTTCCCCAAGCCTTGGCCGTGCCTGGCCCTCCTGGCGGCCCTGCTGCTGGCCCAGCC
- a CDS encoding sirohydrochlorin cobaltochelatase, with protein sequence MTRPMRTLTCFALCLFLSAPALAGHEAKKEPKRAIVVAAFGTSVPEAAPAIQKMVERVKAAYPGVPVSLCYTAAMIRHKLAKEGKVFPSPAEALAALPDQGVTDVALLSLQTIPGHEYDDLVSLAKAFSGLPKGLSHVEVSAPLLFSREDFPRVAKALLASAPKERKPADALVFVGHGTDHFADMAYPALQYTLWREDKNAFVTTVEGTPSFEDVVAECTARGIKKAYLLPLFAVAGDHARNDMAGKEDDSLASALKKAGIEAVPVLAGNAEREAVAAVWMDHLKATFDSLPGK encoded by the coding sequence ATGACGCGTCCCATGCGAACGCTGACCTGCTTTGCCTTGTGCCTGTTCCTGTCCGCGCCGGCCCTGGCCGGCCACGAGGCCAAAAAGGAACCCAAACGGGCCATCGTCGTGGCCGCCTTCGGCACCAGCGTGCCCGAGGCCGCCCCGGCCATCCAGAAAATGGTCGAGCGCGTCAAGGCCGCCTATCCCGGCGTGCCGGTGTCGCTGTGCTACACCGCGGCCATGATCCGGCACAAGCTGGCCAAGGAAGGCAAGGTCTTCCCCTCCCCGGCCGAGGCCCTGGCCGCCCTGCCCGACCAGGGCGTCACCGACGTGGCCCTGCTCTCCCTGCAAACCATTCCCGGCCACGAATACGACGACCTGGTCAGCCTGGCCAAGGCCTTCTCCGGCCTGCCCAAGGGACTTTCCCACGTGGAAGTCAGCGCGCCGCTGCTTTTTTCCCGCGAGGACTTCCCCCGGGTGGCCAAGGCGCTCCTCGCGTCCGCGCCCAAGGAGCGCAAGCCCGCCGACGCGCTCGTCTTCGTCGGCCACGGCACCGACCACTTCGCCGACATGGCCTACCCCGCCCTGCAATACACGCTTTGGCGCGAGGACAAAAACGCCTTCGTGACCACGGTCGAGGGCACGCCGAGCTTCGAGGACGTGGTGGCCGAGTGCACGGCGCGCGGCATCAAGAAGGCCTACCTCCTGCCGCTTTTCGCCGTGGCCGGCGACCATGCCCGAAACGACATGGCCGGCAAGGAGGACGATTCCCTGGCCTCGGCCCTCAAAAAGGCCGGCATCGAGGCCGTGCCCGTGCTGGCCGGCAACGCCGAGCGCGAGGCCGTGGCCGCCGTCTGGATGGATCACCTCAAGGCGACCTTCGACAGCCTGCCCGGGAAATAA
- a CDS encoding iron ABC transporter permease has translation MANAPRRPGGRAAACLPALAGLAALVAACLAGAYPASPGDVAAVLGRTLGLPLAAPADAALATVVLDLRLWRAVLAYGVGAALAVAGGVFQGVLRNPLADPFTLGVSGGAAFGAALSLTLGLAAAWGSRVATPVCALAGGAATLAGVLALSRLAGGLRRETVVLSGIIAATFLSALLSLVKALNEESVAGIVFWIMGGFQGRGRAELALFLPCCLLGLALARLYARELDILLLGDTQARQLGVAAGRARLVLLTAASLLTAGAVAVSGVIGFVGLIAPHACRRLYGAEHGRLLPQSALVGGALLVFADVLARTILPGGAELPVGVVTALLGGPFFCFLLLAPRGGVRP, from the coding sequence ATGGCCAACGCCCCACGCCGACCGGGCGGCCGCGCCGCCGCCTGCCTTCCCGCCCTGGCCGGGCTGGCCGCCCTGGTGGCGGCCTGCCTGGCCGGGGCCTATCCGGCCTCGCCCGGCGACGTGGCGGCCGTCCTGGGCCGGACGCTTGGCCTGCCCCTGGCCGCGCCGGCCGACGCGGCCCTCGCCACGGTGGTCCTCGACCTGCGGCTGTGGCGGGCCGTTTTGGCCTACGGCGTGGGCGCGGCCCTGGCCGTGGCCGGCGGCGTCTTCCAGGGCGTGCTGCGAAACCCCCTGGCCGACCCCTTCACCCTGGGCGTCTCCGGCGGCGCGGCCTTCGGCGCCGCCCTGTCGCTCACCCTGGGCCTGGCCGCGGCCTGGGGCAGCCGCGTCGCCACTCCCGTGTGCGCCCTGGCCGGCGGCGCGGCGACCCTGGCCGGCGTATTGGCCCTGTCGCGCCTGGCCGGCGGGCTTCGCCGGGAGACGGTGGTCCTTTCCGGCATCATCGCCGCCACCTTCCTGTCGGCCCTGCTGTCCCTGGTCAAGGCGCTCAACGAAGAGTCCGTGGCCGGCATCGTCTTTTGGATCATGGGCGGCTTCCAGGGCCGGGGCAGGGCCGAGCTGGCGCTTTTCCTGCCCTGCTGCCTGCTGGGGCTGGCCCTGGCGCGCCTGTACGCCCGCGAACTGGACATCCTGCTTCTGGGCGACACGCAGGCCCGCCAATTGGGCGTCGCCGCCGGCCGGGCCAGGCTGGTTCTCCTGACGGCCGCCAGCCTGCTCACGGCCGGGGCCGTGGCCGTCTCCGGGGTCATCGGCTTCGTCGGGCTCATCGCCCCCCACGCCTGCCGCCGGCTGTACGGCGCCGAGCACGGCCGGCTGCTGCCCCAAAGCGCCCTGGTCGGCGGCGCCCTGCTCGTTTTCGCCGACGTCCTGGCCCGCACCATCCTGCCCGGCGGCGCCGAACTGCCCGTGGGCGTGGTGACCGCGCTTCTGGGCGGCCCGTTCTTCTGTTTCCTGCTGCTGGCCCCCCGTGGCGGAGTCCGGCCGTGA
- the selB gene encoding selenocysteine-specific translation elongation factor, with protein MPVIMGTAGHIDHGKTTLIKALTGIDCDRLAEEKKRGITIELGFAFMDLPGGARLGVIDVPGHERFVKNMVAGAAGIDFVMLVVAADEGVMPQTREHLDICTLLGVQTGLVALTKADMVDEDWLAMVTDDVRAELAGTFLADAPLFPVSSHTGAGLPELRDALAALVADFAPRRRSDLARLPIDRVFTLKGHGTVVTGTLIAGTFRLGEDVQLFPTDKRSKIRGLQSHGETVEESPAGRRTAVNLPGLEVEDIARGEVLARPGTLFPDTVWEVELACLASAPRAIKHRTEVHFHHGTRELLARVHLLDRDKLEPGQTAVCQMRFPEPLAGVYGDRLVVRSGAPLRTMAGGRVLSPMGRKVKRFDPAAAPMLAALATATGPELVALHLDRAGVEGLGFARLMTLTDLESKALDKALAGLSDKGRAALVERDGKEGRHFVAGAVLTQLAATLADFVAAYHAREPLKLGISRSELASTWGKALSPKLFHYVVERQLRAGVLSTEQDVLRLADHKVSLASDQATLRATLLDAYRKGGLTPPNVKDILEPLSLTFKEAQPVYKVLMDEGRIVKAQEGMYFCAEAIAALIGKVRAYYAGGATDMGPAEFRELTGLSRKFLIALLEYLDKEKITIRVGDKRQLRGK; from the coding sequence ATGCCAGTCATCATGGGCACGGCCGGGCACATCGACCACGGCAAGACCACGCTCATCAAGGCGCTTACCGGCATCGACTGCGACCGGCTGGCCGAGGAGAAAAAGCGCGGCATCACCATCGAGCTCGGCTTCGCCTTCATGGACCTGCCCGGCGGGGCGCGCCTGGGCGTCATCGACGTGCCCGGCCACGAACGCTTCGTCAAAAACATGGTGGCCGGCGCGGCCGGCATCGACTTTGTCATGCTGGTTGTCGCCGCCGACGAGGGCGTCATGCCGCAAACCCGCGAGCACCTCGACATCTGCACGCTGCTTGGCGTCCAAACCGGCCTGGTGGCCCTGACCAAGGCCGACATGGTGGACGAGGACTGGCTGGCCATGGTCACCGACGACGTGCGGGCCGAGCTGGCCGGCACGTTCCTGGCCGACGCCCCCCTTTTTCCGGTCTCCTCCCACACCGGGGCGGGCCTGCCCGAACTGCGCGACGCCCTGGCCGCGCTGGTGGCCGACTTCGCCCCCCGGCGCCGCTCGGACCTGGCCAGGCTGCCCATCGACCGGGTCTTCACTCTCAAGGGCCACGGCACGGTGGTCACGGGCACGCTCATCGCCGGCACCTTCCGCCTGGGCGAGGACGTGCAGCTTTTCCCCACGGACAAGCGCTCGAAAATCCGCGGCCTGCAATCCCACGGCGAGACGGTGGAGGAGTCCCCGGCCGGCCGGCGCACGGCCGTCAACCTCCCGGGCCTGGAAGTCGAGGACATCGCACGCGGCGAGGTGCTGGCCCGGCCCGGAACCCTCTTTCCGGATACGGTCTGGGAAGTGGAGCTCGCCTGCCTGGCCTCGGCCCCCCGGGCCATCAAGCACCGCACCGAAGTGCATTTCCACCACGGCACCCGGGAGTTGCTCGCCCGGGTGCATCTCCTCGACCGCGACAAGCTCGAACCCGGCCAGACGGCCGTGTGTCAGATGCGTTTTCCCGAGCCCCTGGCCGGCGTCTACGGCGACCGGCTGGTGGTGCGCTCGGGCGCGCCGCTGCGCACCATGGCCGGCGGCCGGGTGCTCTCGCCCATGGGCCGCAAGGTCAAGCGCTTCGACCCGGCCGCCGCGCCCATGCTGGCCGCCCTGGCCACGGCCACGGGCCCGGAACTGGTCGCCCTGCACCTCGACCGGGCCGGGGTCGAGGGCCTGGGCTTTGCGCGCCTCATGACGCTCACCGACCTCGAATCCAAGGCCCTGGACAAGGCCCTGGCGGGCCTTAGCGACAAGGGCCGGGCGGCGCTCGTCGAGCGCGACGGCAAGGAAGGCCGCCATTTCGTCGCCGGCGCCGTCCTGACGCAACTGGCCGCGACCCTTGCCGACTTCGTGGCCGCCTACCACGCCCGCGAGCCGCTCAAGCTCGGCATCTCCCGCAGCGAACTGGCCTCCACCTGGGGCAAGGCCCTTTCGCCCAAGCTCTTTCACTACGTGGTCGAACGGCAACTGCGCGCCGGGGTGCTTTCCACCGAACAGGACGTGCTGCGCCTGGCCGACCACAAGGTGTCCCTGGCCTCGGACCAGGCAACGCTTCGGGCCACGCTGCTCGATGCCTACCGCAAAGGCGGGCTGACCCCGCCCAACGTCAAGGACATCCTGGAGCCGCTGTCGCTGACCTTCAAGGAGGCCCAGCCGGTCTACAAGGTGCTCATGGACGAAGGTCGCATCGTCAAGGCCCAGGAAGGCATGTATTTCTGCGCCGAGGCCATCGCGGCGCTCATCGGGAAGGTCCGGGCCTACTACGCCGGCGGCGCCACGGACATGGGGCCGGCCGAATTCCGGGAGCTGACCGGGCTGTCGCGCAAGTTCCTCATCGCCCTGCTCGAATACCTGGACAAGGAAAAGATCACCATCCGCGTCGGCGACAAGCGGCAGTTGCGCGGGAAGTAG